One Loxodonta africana isolate mLoxAfr1 chromosome 6, mLoxAfr1.hap2, whole genome shotgun sequence DNA window includes the following coding sequences:
- the LOC135231587 gene encoding basic proline-rich protein-like, translating into MDTDIPLSFPVIVLEVIGAPADVRPRAYVPKSWTGRTPRAPGLSPLGTSRPAPTRLPVLAPPPPRPARRAPARPAPPPLPGLAPPLLGPAPSAALRDPPISAPPLRCCPGLARARTPREQRAGLAFDACPSGGRLERGTSR; encoded by the exons ATGGACACGGACattcctctctctttccctgtgATCGTTCTCGAAGTAATCGGTGCGCCTGCAGACGTGCGCCCGAGGGCGTATGTCCCTAAGTCTTGGACCGGCAGGACCCCCAGGGCCCCGGGACTGTCCCCGCTCGGAACGTCTCGCCCGGCCCCGACGCGGCTACCCGTGctggccccgcccccgccccgccccgctcgccgagccccggcccgccccgccccTCCGCCGCTTCCGGGGCTCGCCCCGCCCCTCCTAGGCCCCGCCCCCTCGGCTGCTCTCCGTGATCCGCCGATCTCCGCCCCGCCTCTCCGCTGCTGCCCGGGCTTAGCACGCGCGCGG ACTCCGCGCGAGCAGCGAGCTGGGCTCGCTTTCGATGCCTGCCCTTCGGGTGGTCGGCTTGAGAGAGGCACAAGCCGGTAA